One window from the genome of Streptomyces sp. NBC_00708 encodes:
- a CDS encoding aldo/keto reductase: MRERDPRIVLGLHRSRHERRLLTSALELGINAVDTSFNYHGFSSHTVLRAIGRDLLPHFELSTKVGFFPTANRAEHSLDPGRLRGAIERSNRDLGRAPDLVFLHNPERSLTGVGSSAADQDKLGTACAALAEAAAGGLCGGWGISSWDPRPLPSLVDGTVPKPDVVMVRAGLTAGIDVLEASELLAVCWSLGIAELWGMSPFGGSAKDPLWDKLDPGVFIQDRDEGLSTVQAAFRTAYRLPRVGRIAVGTDDPSHLRELVATLRYEVNADTLLMYRRLLRERAAPQPL, translated from the coding sequence GTGCGCGAGCGTGACCCCCGAATTGTCCTCGGGCTACATCGGTCTCGCCACGAGCGCCGGCTCCTGACCAGCGCGCTGGAACTCGGAATCAACGCAGTCGACACCAGCTTCAACTACCACGGCTTCTCGTCCCATACCGTCCTGCGGGCCATCGGACGTGATCTCCTTCCTCACTTCGAGCTCTCCACCAAGGTCGGCTTCTTCCCCACCGCGAACCGGGCTGAGCACTCCCTTGATCCCGGTCGTCTTCGTGGAGCCATTGAGCGGTCGAACCGCGACTTGGGCCGCGCGCCGGATCTGGTGTTCCTGCACAACCCGGAGCGGTCCCTCACCGGTGTCGGCTCCTCGGCAGCCGACCAGGACAAGCTCGGCACGGCGTGTGCTGCCCTGGCCGAAGCAGCGGCCGGGGGACTGTGCGGAGGTTGGGGCATCTCCTCCTGGGACCCCCGCCCGCTGCCCAGTCTTGTCGACGGCACAGTGCCCAAGCCCGATGTGGTCATGGTCCGGGCCGGCCTCACAGCTGGAATCGATGTCCTGGAAGCCTCCGAACTCCTGGCCGTCTGCTGGTCTCTCGGTATCGCCGAGCTCTGGGGCATGAGTCCCTTCGGCGGGAGTGCGAAGGATCCGCTGTGGGACAAACTCGACCCAGGCGTATTCATCCAGGATCGTGACGAGGGCCTCTCGACTGTGCAGGCAGCATTCCGCACCGCTTATCGACTACCCCGGGTGGGAAGGATCGCCGTCGGCACGGACGACCCCTCTCATCTGCGAGAACTAGTCGCTACGCTGCGGTACGAGGTCAATGCCGACACGCTCCTCATGTATCGCCGGCTCCTGCGCGAGCGGGCAGCCCCTCAGCCCCTCTGA
- a CDS encoding MarR family transcriptional regulator, whose product MTTAPPHTSDHAVWNRMLLLHAQVERELALALQRANGLGLSEFRSLEHLHHSDDGELRMQDLAERVGLEPSSISRLVGRLEKSGFAYKDTCPSDKRGVYAVITDEGRRRYESARATYAEALSSTLNTLSATPDLGTTIQAMRTARG is encoded by the coding sequence ATGACCACCGCACCCCCGCACACGTCCGACCACGCCGTCTGGAACCGCATGCTCCTGCTCCACGCCCAGGTGGAACGCGAACTGGCCCTCGCCCTGCAACGCGCCAACGGCCTCGGCCTGTCGGAGTTCCGCTCCCTGGAGCACCTGCACCACTCCGACGACGGCGAACTGCGCATGCAGGACCTCGCCGAGCGGGTCGGCCTGGAGCCGTCCTCCATCAGCCGCCTGGTCGGCCGCCTGGAGAAGTCCGGCTTCGCGTACAAGGACACCTGCCCGTCCGACAAGCGAGGCGTCTACGCGGTCATCACGGACGAGGGCCGCCGCCGCTACGAGTCCGCCCGCGCCACGTACGCCGAAGCCCTCTCCTCAACCCTCAACACCCTGAGCGCCACCCCGGACCTGGGCACCACGATCCAGGCAATGCGCACGGCCCGGGGCTGA
- a CDS encoding multidrug efflux SMR transporter, with translation MKGSPMQWVYLAVAVVFEIGVALAAGKAEGFTHRKWTTVTLVSGALGTYFLSRALLTFDVGVGYALWTSVSGVGITLLGALLFGQRLGWRKALGIVAIIAGVVGLQLSGAA, from the coding sequence ATGAAGGGATCTCCCATGCAGTGGGTCTACCTCGCCGTCGCCGTCGTCTTCGAGATCGGCGTCGCCCTCGCGGCCGGCAAGGCCGAGGGCTTCACCCATCGGAAGTGGACGACGGTGACCCTCGTCAGCGGGGCGCTGGGCACGTACTTCCTCAGCCGGGCGCTGCTGACCTTCGACGTCGGCGTCGGCTACGCGCTGTGGACGTCCGTCTCCGGGGTCGGCATCACGCTGCTCGGCGCCCTGCTCTTCGGGCAGCGCCTCGGCTGGCGCAAGGCGCTCGGGATCGTCGCCATCATCGCGGGGGTGGTCGGGCTGCAGCTCAGCGGCGCCGCGTGA
- a CDS encoding SMR family transporter, whose protein sequence is MSSNRPSTANSWFMLLLAGVFEIGYALAVGGSHGFTRLTWSLVAVVFFLLTLWALSVGLRTIDVGTGYAVWAGIGAAGAAALGPVFFDESLTLAQSGWLGLIIAGVVWLKLADRMRGAGERAAA, encoded by the coding sequence ATGTCTTCGAACCGCCCCTCCACCGCCAACTCCTGGTTCATGCTCCTGCTCGCCGGCGTCTTCGAGATCGGCTACGCCCTCGCCGTCGGCGGCAGCCACGGCTTCACCCGGCTCACGTGGTCCCTGGTCGCCGTCGTCTTCTTCCTGCTGACGCTGTGGGCGCTGAGCGTGGGCCTGCGCACGATCGACGTGGGCACCGGCTATGCCGTCTGGGCGGGCATCGGCGCGGCCGGCGCGGCGGCCCTCGGCCCGGTCTTCTTCGACGAGAGCCTCACCCTCGCCCAGTCGGGCTGGCTCGGCCTGATCATCGCGGGAGTGGTGTGGCTGAAACTGGCGGACCGGATGCGGGGGGCGGGCGAGCGGGCCGCCGCGTGA
- a CDS encoding GDSL-type esterase/lipase family protein, translating into MAQVSIVTYRPVAKIGHDDAMRFMCVGDSMTIGRAGDFTWRYRLWQHLEAVPDGPHTLVGPRTELYDAETGTASSSAYAADFPPAARRHLAGWGEGWLHMAPVIAETVTAHRPDILLVSLGLIDLGFYTDSGQTTENVRTFLTAAREANPHIRAVLLPVIPNVRAETDAPFATECARFNELLAKAVADLDTPGSPLLLASHPPAYDIHTDTYDGTHPGPTGEHHLAAAFANAMHQAWGVGGPYTGTPERPMATASGTR; encoded by the coding sequence ATGGCACAAGTGTCCATCGTCACCTACCGGCCCGTAGCCAAGATCGGCCATGATGACGCCATGCGTTTCATGTGTGTCGGCGATTCCATGACCATCGGGCGCGCCGGCGACTTCACGTGGCGCTACCGCCTGTGGCAGCACCTGGAGGCGGTGCCCGACGGCCCGCACACCCTGGTCGGCCCGCGCACGGAGCTGTACGACGCGGAAACGGGCACCGCCTCCTCGTCCGCGTACGCCGCCGACTTCCCGCCCGCCGCGCGCCGCCACCTGGCGGGCTGGGGCGAGGGCTGGCTGCACATGGCCCCGGTGATCGCGGAGACGGTGACCGCGCACCGCCCGGACATCCTGCTCGTCTCGCTCGGCCTGATAGACCTCGGCTTCTACACGGACAGCGGCCAGACGACGGAGAACGTCCGCACCTTCCTGACGGCGGCCCGCGAGGCGAACCCGCACATCCGCGCCGTCCTCCTCCCGGTCATCCCGAACGTACGCGCGGAGACGGACGCCCCCTTCGCCACGGAATGCGCCCGCTTCAACGAACTCCTGGCCAAGGCGGTGGCCGACCTCGACACCCCGGGCTCCCCCCTCCTCCTGGCCTCGCACCCCCCGGCGTACGACATCCACACCGACACGTACGACGGCACCCACCCGGGCCCCACAGGCGAACACCACCTGGCCGCGGCCTTCGCCAACGCGATGCACCAGGCGTGGGGCGTGGGCGGGCCATACACGGGTACGCCGGAACGCCCGATGGCAACGGCCTCCGGAACCCGCTGA